Proteins from a single region of Streptomyces spinoverrucosus:
- a CDS encoding MFS transporter: MSVPAPAAPPGQPKKAATAAWIGSALEYYDFFIYGSAAALIFPEVFFDESDPATATLLSLATFGVAYAARPIGALFLGHYGDRLGRKKIMVFTLMLMGVSTFLIGCLPTRDQVGTLAPVLLVLCRVLQGISAAGEQASANSMTLEHAPPNRRGFFTSFTLSGTQGGQLLATLVFIPVAALPEEHLMSWGWRVPFWLSVAVAVVGYVIRRKLEETPAFEQQAATEGVVKLPLAVLLREHWADVLRVVAGALIASVSTIFTVWALSYATSDAVGMSRSSMLWVGALANLVALAAIPLWATLSDRIGRRPVFLVGAAGSAVTMFLYLWSISTGSYPLTLLLGILAFGVVYSAANGVWPAFYGEMFSTRVRLSGMAIGTQIGFAVAGFAVTFAAQIAGPDGDDWSSVALFTAALCVPPVIAALSARETHRVPTEDLGVRKAHDSAQPETVAV; this comes from the coding sequence GTGTCCGTCCCCGCCCCCGCCGCGCCGCCCGGGCAGCCGAAGAAAGCCGCCACCGCCGCCTGGATCGGCAGCGCCCTGGAGTACTACGACTTCTTCATCTACGGCAGCGCGGCCGCGCTGATCTTCCCCGAGGTCTTCTTCGACGAGTCCGACCCGGCCACGGCGACCCTGCTGTCGCTGGCGACCTTCGGCGTCGCGTACGCGGCCCGCCCGATCGGCGCGCTCTTCCTCGGCCACTACGGCGACCGGCTGGGCCGTAAGAAGATCATGGTCTTCACGCTGATGCTGATGGGCGTGTCGACCTTCCTCATCGGCTGTCTGCCCACCCGCGACCAGGTCGGCACGCTCGCCCCCGTGCTGCTGGTCCTGTGCCGCGTACTGCAGGGCATCTCGGCGGCCGGCGAGCAGGCCAGCGCCAACTCCATGACGCTGGAACACGCGCCACCGAACCGGCGGGGCTTCTTCACCAGCTTCACCCTCAGCGGCACCCAGGGCGGCCAGTTGCTGGCCACGCTGGTCTTCATCCCGGTCGCCGCGCTGCCCGAGGAGCACCTGATGTCCTGGGGCTGGCGGGTGCCGTTCTGGCTGAGCGTCGCCGTCGCGGTCGTCGGCTATGTCATCCGCCGCAAGCTGGAGGAGACCCCCGCGTTCGAGCAGCAGGCCGCCACCGAGGGGGTCGTGAAGCTGCCGCTGGCGGTGCTGCTGCGGGAGCACTGGGCGGACGTCCTGCGGGTGGTCGCGGGTGCGCTGATCGCCTCGGTCAGCACGATCTTCACGGTGTGGGCGCTGTCGTACGCCACCAGCGACGCGGTCGGCATGAGCCGCTCGTCGATGCTGTGGGTGGGTGCCCTCGCCAACCTCGTCGCGCTCGCCGCGATCCCGCTGTGGGCGACGCTTTCGGACCGCATCGGCCGCCGCCCGGTGTTTCTGGTCGGCGCGGCCGGCAGCGCGGTGACGATGTTCCTGTACCTGTGGTCGATCTCCACCGGCTCCTACCCGCTGACCCTGCTGCTGGGCATCCTCGCCTTCGGTGTCGTCTACAGCGCCGCGAACGGGGTGTGGCCCGCCTTCTACGGCGAGATGTTCTCCACCCGCGTCCGGCTGTCCGGTATGGCGATCGGCACGCAGATCGGCTTCGCGGTCGCCGGTTTCGCGGTCACCTTCGCCGCGCAGATCGCCGGGCCGGACGGCGACGACTGGTCGTCGGTGGCCCTGTTCACCGCGGCCCTGTGCGTCCCGCCGGTCATCGCCGCGCTGTCGGCCCGCGAGACGCACAGGGTGCCGACCGAGGACCTGGGCGTGCGGAAGGCCCACGACTCGGCCCAGCCGGAGACGGTGGCTGTCTGA
- a CDS encoding MFS transporter, whose protein sequence is MRAQAGPESGDGPSAGTGGEADPRRWRALWVTLVAGFMSLLDVTIVAVALPSIQRDLHASAPAIQWVVSGYALTFALVLVTAGRVGDTIGRRRIFLISLGGFVACSACAGAAPSIVPLVVARLLQGLCAGCLAPQNSALIQQLFRGAERGRAFGLFGATVGISSAVGPVVGGLILTLADGPGGWRWIFYVNVPVGVVALVLGLRLLPRTGPAKRQRLDLPGVALLGAGVLALMLPLVLAEAGGVRTLWWLFAVSAALFVAFARWERRVAARHGQPLLDPRLATSTPGYVTGATIATLYFVGFSGVWLVFALFFQNGLGYSPLGSGLAVTPFAIGSAVAAAVAGRLVERLGRLLTVCGLAAVVVGLGGTVAILHWAPGAIAVWLQTPALLLGGIGSGCVISPNITMTLRDVPVRMAGAAGGALQTGQRLGAALGTATLPGLFYLALGGGDQAHYRSAVTLAVGCGILPMLGALALAVRDWLCDREADGRGCPDEIAHSHTHARQS, encoded by the coding sequence ATGCGAGCGCAGGCGGGGCCGGAGAGCGGCGACGGACCGTCGGCAGGGACGGGCGGCGAGGCCGATCCGAGGCGATGGAGGGCGCTGTGGGTCACGTTGGTGGCCGGCTTCATGAGTCTGCTCGACGTCACGATCGTCGCGGTCGCGCTGCCGTCCATCCAGCGCGACCTGCACGCGTCGGCCCCCGCGATCCAGTGGGTCGTCTCCGGCTACGCCCTCACCTTCGCCCTGGTCCTGGTCACGGCGGGCCGCGTCGGTGACACGATCGGCCGGCGCCGCATCTTCCTGATCTCGCTCGGCGGCTTCGTGGCGTGCAGCGCCTGCGCGGGGGCCGCTCCGTCCATCGTGCCGCTCGTCGTGGCCCGCCTCCTTCAGGGCCTGTGCGCGGGCTGCCTGGCACCGCAGAACTCGGCACTCATCCAGCAGTTGTTCCGGGGCGCCGAGCGGGGCCGGGCCTTCGGTCTGTTCGGTGCCACGGTCGGTATCTCCAGCGCCGTCGGCCCGGTGGTGGGCGGACTGATCCTGACCCTCGCGGACGGCCCCGGGGGCTGGCGCTGGATCTTCTACGTCAACGTGCCGGTCGGTGTGGTCGCGCTGGTGCTCGGCCTGCGCCTGCTGCCCAGGACGGGGCCCGCCAAGCGTCAGCGGCTGGACCTGCCCGGCGTCGCGCTGCTCGGCGCGGGGGTACTGGCTCTGATGCTTCCGCTGGTGCTGGCGGAAGCGGGCGGTGTCCGCACGCTGTGGTGGCTGTTCGCCGTCAGCGCGGCGCTCTTCGTGGCCTTCGCCCGCTGGGAACGGCGTGTCGCCGCCCGGCACGGCCAGCCGCTCCTCGATCCCCGGCTGGCCACGTCGACGCCCGGGTACGTCACGGGCGCCACCATCGCCACGCTGTACTTCGTGGGCTTCAGCGGGGTGTGGCTGGTGTTCGCGCTGTTCTTCCAGAACGGGCTGGGTTACTCACCGCTGGGTTCCGGGCTCGCCGTGACACCCTTCGCCATCGGCTCCGCCGTGGCCGCGGCGGTGGCCGGACGGCTGGTGGAGCGGCTGGGACGGCTGTTGACGGTGTGCGGGCTGGCCGCCGTCGTCGTGGGCCTGGGAGGGACCGTCGCCATCCTCCACTGGGCGCCCGGCGCCATCGCGGTGTGGCTCCAGACGCCGGCGCTGCTCCTCGGCGGTATCGGCAGCGGCTGTGTCATCTCGCCGAACATCACCATGACCCTGCGGGACGTGCCGGTGCGGATGGCGGGCGCCGCGGGAGGAGCCCTGCAGACGGGTCAGCGACTGGGCGCCGCCCTGGGCACGGCCACGCTGCCCGGCCTCTTCTACCTGGCCCTCGGGGGCGGCGACCAGGCCCACTACCGGTCCGCCGTCACGCTCGCCGTCGGCTGCGGCATCCTGCCGATGCTGGGGGCGCTCGCGCTGGCCGTGCGCGACTGGCTGTGCGACCGCGAGGCCGACGGACGGGGCTGCCCCGACGAGATCGCGCACAGCCACACGCACGCCCGCCAGAGTTGA